The window ATTGGAAGTCCATTTACCAATGGAAGACCAAAAAAACCTCCAAGACAAAAACAATGAATGGAACCGAGAGAACTGGAACAAGTGGACCGACGAACAAAGAAAAGACTACCAAAAGAAACACGAATTGGAATTTGCCACTTTGTTTTATGAACCAAAACTCGGACTTCGGTTCCCTCATACCGATGATGCCCCAGGTGGTGATTTGGTAAGGCCTAAATTTTTGGATGGAAAGGAAGCCAAACTAAAACCAGGTGAAGATCGGAGAAAAATATTTGCCAGTTGGCTCACAGACAAATCCAATGATCGGTCCCGAAAGGTCATCATCAATCGAGTTTGGACAGAACTCATGGGATGGAGTTTTTTTACACCACTGGATGATTGGAATGAAGACACTGTGGTGCAAGGCGAAGAAATTCTTAACCATCTGGATGCTTACTTCTTAGCAAACAAACTGAAAATAAAAGAACTAATATTGTACATTGTGACTTCGAATGCCTATGGCCGAACGGTAACCAAGCAAACAGCAAACCTTGATCCGATTCGTTACTTCTCTCCGCAAAGGTTAGACAGTGACCAACTATTGAATTCCCTCATTCGAGTTTCGGACCTACAAAAGTTGGGAAACATTCGGGAACGAAATCTTTCCTTTTTTACCAATCTGATAGGGCAAAAACCTTATGACCTCACGGGTACAGGAAAAATTCGGATCCCTTTAGACAATCTCAAAGAATTCACAAATGCAGTAGAAGTGGAACGTCCTGCACCTTACCATTCCATTCTTGCGGTATTTGGATCTGGACAACGAGTGGATATCGCAGATGATATTTCTGAACTTACCATCGAACAGATGTTAACATTGATGAATGGCCGAGTGGTGGGAAAACTTGTTTGGGACTTTGGAAATAACCAATCCCTTGTGAAGGCTGAATTTGACCAAACGAAATCGATGAACCAAGTGATCCAAAATGTATACTTTCGGTTACTTGGGCGCTTCCCCACCAATGGCGAATGGGAAAAAATCAAATCCTACCAAACCAAACCTGATACGGTTTTTGACAAAGACCTGTTACAAGATATCTTTTGGGCTCTCCTGAATATCCAGGAATTCCAACACATCAATTAAGGAATCATCATGGACCGCAAAGAATTTTTACAAAAATCAATCTTAAGCCTTGGGATGGGATCTTTTTTATTTTCCCAAAATCCATTTATTTCCCTTCGCGCAGAAGATGAGGAAAAAGAACCAGAATCCATTTCCCTTCCTTCCAAAGTGAAGTCTGTGATTTTCATCGAGATGATGGGGGGAATGAGTCATGTGGACACACTTGACCCAAAACCAAATAGTGCATTTTCCAAAGTGAATGCAAGTATTTCGGGTCTTTCCGTACTGGAACCATTTTCACTTACCGCCAAACAACTGCATTCGATTGGGATCATTAGGTCCACTTGGAGTGAAGAGGGGGATCATGGTTTTGCTCAAATGTTACTGGGAACAGGCTACCGTATGACAGAAGCCATGGGATTTCCAGACATTCCTCATTTTGGATCCGTTATCGCTTATGCTAAAAAAGCAAAAGTCAAATCATCGTATTTTCCAAGTTATGTGACAATTGGTGGCAGAGGTGGAAAAAATGGAAACTCTGGTTTTTTAGGAATTAATTATTCTGGTTATCATGTAGGCAATGTCGATGAACCCATCCAACACTTAAACCCATCTTATGGTAAGTTTTCAGAAGAACGAATCTTACGGAGAAAGGATTTGGTTTCGTTTATGAACGAAGAATTTTCTAAATCATTTCCAACCAAAGAAGCAATGCATTGGAAAAAAATGTTAACAGCCTCCGAAGAATTTCGTAACTCAAAAGACATTGATAGTTTTCGGATCAGTTTGGAAGATGAAAAAACAAGAGCCCGTTATGGCACCACTTGGCAAGGAAAGGCCATGTTACTTGCAAGACGCCTTGCCAAACAAGAAGTTCCCTTCATTCATATCTCCATTGGGGGATGGGACACTCATACTGGCAACAAAGCACAAATCACAAAAATTATGAAAGAAACGGATATGGGAATTGCTGCTCTCTTAGAGGACTTAAACCAAACCGGCCTCATCAAACAAACGTTATTTGTTTTGACTAGTGAATTTGGAAGGACACCCGATGTTGGATCGAGAGATGGGCGTGACCACCATCCCAAAATTTGGTCCACACTCATAGGCGGTGGTCCCTTTCAAAAGGGTTTTGTATGGGGAGAAACAGACGAACTGGGTGCCAAGGCAACAAAACCAAACGAAGCTGTCCATGTGAGGGACCTCGTTGCTACGATTTACAAGGCGGCAGGTGTGGATCCCGATGGAGAACTGATCAATTCCTTTGGTAGGCCCTTTTTACTCACCACCAAAAAGGCAAAACCTATCGAAGGATTGTTTTGAAGGAAATAGGCCGTATCACATGGTTTAGGTGATTCGTTTGGTAGAATGAAAAATATCTATTTTCAATCTTGCCAATCGGATCAATTTTTTTGTGCTTTATCGATGCATACATAAGCATTGGTTAGAATGGTATCGATAGAGGTAACACGGTCCGTTGGATTCAGATAGGTTTCTGTAAAAATGGATCCAACTGCTTTGTTCTGGCAATCCGTCATGGCAAACTCTTTGGTATCATTGGGTTTCACGTAAACGATCGTATTTACCTTCGTGGTATCCCCATTGGGTTGGTAGCGACAAACTCCAATTAGGTTTTGTGTCGAACATTTGGAGCTTGATTTAGTATACCCTGGTGCACAAGTCAGATCTTCTTTGACAACTGCATAAGATTCGATGCAAGACGGACTATAATTGGAAGAACCTGAACAAGATCCTAAAAATTGGAAACTACCACTAAAACCAGTTCTTCCCGCATTCAAACTTGCAAGGTACATAGTTTGTAAACATTGGTTTTGAGTTTCTTTGATTTTATCTTCTCGTTGCGCTTGGCAATGGAAAAGAATTGTAATGAAAAAGAATAATGGAAAAAAAAGAATGAATCGTTTCATTTTAATAAAATACCTGTATTTGAGTTCGGACTACATGATCCCCTTCTGCAGCGGTTGGGGTACCGGTATAATAAAAATAATCGGTTTGCCACTTGAGATTGTGTTCGGCAAAATAATAGGACAAGGCTCCTCCCACTTCACGAGAATACTTCAAATTGGGATCAGTTTCTCCGAGTGGCCTAAATTCACCAAATCGAACCACTAATTCATATTGGTTGGTAAACAAATACCCAAGTTGGACAAAATGGCCTTGCCCACTTCGAGAATATTCTCTCGAAAGTGCAGAACTTACGGTTCTTTCCACATAAGCCGTGTTTGCTCTACGCCACAACCATTCATATTGAAAGGAGAATCCCATCCATTTGAAATAAATATCACCTGCCGCATGACTATAGTTGAATTTTGCAAAACTATATTCAGTACCATGTGTACTCAAAGCTCTGTCTGAGTTTTTGTTATAAGCTCCTGAGACACCGAAGGAAATTTTTGGATCTTTGTAACGAGCAAAATCAACCTCAGACAACCAATCATTATCCGAACCTGATTTTGACATCCCACCAAAAGGAGAAAAGGTCAATCGAGCAACAGTCAAAACACCTGGAGTTTGTCTTTCGACTCGGTTACGGCCTTGGCCACCAAAAACTCCTAAATAATAAGCAAACATTCGTTTGCTGCCAAATAGATCCTCTGAAAAAAGGTAAGCTCCCACATCACGATCTAAGTTAAATTCAGCAGTGACCGAAGACCGATCCACCGTTTGTAAGGCACTCGATGAATTCCAACGTTGCCTGCTAAATGGAATTTTCATTTGTCCAAAAGCAACTTTTACATCGCGGTATTGGTTGTAGATGATATTGGCATCCCGTAAGGTATTACGCCTTTGGCTTTCCATATCCCGTTCTGCAAAACCCAATTGTAAGTTCACAAGCCAGGTATCGTTGAAAAGGCCCGCCTTCAATTGGAGTCTTGTCCTTCTTACAAGGAAGTTGGTTGTGTCTTGGGATGGATCAATTTGGAAACTTTGGTTCCCTTGCAGTTGGGATCGAAACCGAAGTTGGATATTGTGTTTCCCGTCATTTGAAGTCCCACGGATCCCTTTCCCAAGACCCGTTTCCCAATTGGATTTGTTTTCGGATGGCGCAGTGACAGTCCCTGTGGTTGTCGGATTTGGGTTTGTAACATTTGTATTCGATGGTTCCTTTCCAGATGAGGTCACCTCCTTTGTTTCAGCAACCTTGGGTGGTTGTTGGTCTTTGGAGGCCTCTGGTTTCTCTTGGGAAATCAGGGGAAATGTGGAGAAAGATAGGGCAATTGCCAGAATCGGGGAAAGGAGGAGGGGACGGAAGCGCTGTAACATGTTCGTAATAATTGTAATAATTGCCAAAATGTGAAGCAAACGGGAAAAGGCAAAGGGAATTCGGTGGGTATTTGCAGATAATTCATCGTCCCCATAGCAATTTTCCTTTTCTTTCGAAAGTATTTTAAAAAACTGTTCTCTGATCTATGAAAAAAGCACTCATCACGGGAATCACGGGCCAAGATGGTTCCTACTTAGCAGAACTCCTCCTCCAAAAAGGATACGAAGTCCATGGTATCGTTCGTAGAACGAGTTTGTTCAATCGCAATCGGATTGAACAACTCCACGGAAACCCAAACCTATTTTTGCACTATGGGGACCTTACCGATTCATCCAATTTGAATCGAATCTTAGAAAAAATCCAACCATCCGAAATTTACAATTTGGCGGCACAGTCCCATGTTCAGGTTTCGTTTGAAGTGCCAGAATATACGGCAGAAGTTGATGCTGTAGGAACTTTAAGGATCTTAGATGCCATCAAACAAACAGGCATTAGCTCAAGGTTCTACCAAGCTTCTACTTCTGAGTTGTATGGTCTTGTACAAGAAGTGCCACAAACAGAAAAAACTCCATTTTACCCACGTTCCCCTTATGCTGTCGCAAAACTCTATGCCTACTGGGCAGTTGTGAACTATCGTGAAGCTTACAATTTACATGCATCCAATGGAATTTTATTCAACCATGAATCTCCAAGACGTGGTGAAACCTTTGTCACTCGTAAAATCACTCTCGGTGTTTCTGCCGTCAAAGCAGGAAAACTTCCTTTCATCACAATGGGAAACATTGATTCCAAACGAGATTGGGGTTATGCACCAGATTATGTTGAGATGATGTGGATGATGTTACAACAAGACAAACCTGATGATTATGTTGTTGCTACCAATGAAACACATACAGTTCGCGAATTCATCGAAGAATCTTATAAGATTGCAGGTTATGAAGTGGTATGGGAAGGCAAAGAAGACAATGAAATTGGAAAGGACAAAAAAACTGGCCAAGTTCTAGTCAAAATTGATCCAAAATACTACCGACCTACAGAAGTAGAACTTCTCATTGGAAATCCAGAGAAGGCAAAACGTCAGTTAGGTTGGGAGCCAAAAGTAAAGTTCAAAGAACTTGTCAAAATTATGATGGAAGCGGACTTAAAGGCACAAGGATTTTAGGCGAATCCTGAATTTAAA of the Leptospira biflexa serovar Patoc strain 'Patoc 1 (Paris)' genome contains:
- a CDS encoding porin, with amino-acid sequence MLQRFRPLLLSPILAIALSFSTFPLISQEKPEASKDQQPPKVAETKEVTSSGKEPSNTNVTNPNPTTTGTVTAPSENKSNWETGLGKGIRGTSNDGKHNIQLRFRSQLQGNQSFQIDPSQDTTNFLVRRTRLQLKAGLFNDTWLVNLQLGFAERDMESQRRNTLRDANIIYNQYRDVKVAFGQMKIPFSRQRWNSSSALQTVDRSSVTAEFNLDRDVGAYLFSEDLFGSKRMFAYYLGVFGGQGRNRVERQTPGVLTVARLTFSPFGGMSKSGSDNDWLSEVDFARYKDPKISFGVSGAYNKNSDRALSTHGTEYSFAKFNYSHAAGDIYFKWMGFSFQYEWLWRRANTAYVERTVSSALSREYSRSGQGHFVQLGYLFTNQYELVVRFGEFRPLGETDPNLKYSREVGGALSYYFAEHNLKWQTDYFYYTGTPTAAEGDHVVRTQIQVFY
- the gmd gene encoding GDP-mannose 4,6-dehydratase; protein product: MKKALITGITGQDGSYLAELLLQKGYEVHGIVRRTSLFNRNRIEQLHGNPNLFLHYGDLTDSSNLNRILEKIQPSEIYNLAAQSHVQVSFEVPEYTAEVDAVGTLRILDAIKQTGISSRFYQASTSELYGLVQEVPQTEKTPFYPRSPYAVAKLYAYWAVVNYREAYNLHASNGILFNHESPRRGETFVTRKITLGVSAVKAGKLPFITMGNIDSKRDWGYAPDYVEMMWMMLQQDKPDDYVVATNETHTVREFIEESYKIAGYEVVWEGKEDNEIGKDKKTGQVLVKIDPKYYRPTEVELLIGNPEKAKRQLGWEPKVKFKELVKIMMEADLKAQGF
- a CDS encoding DUF1501 domain-containing protein, translating into MDRKEFLQKSILSLGMGSFLFSQNPFISLRAEDEEKEPESISLPSKVKSVIFIEMMGGMSHVDTLDPKPNSAFSKVNASISGLSVLEPFSLTAKQLHSIGIIRSTWSEEGDHGFAQMLLGTGYRMTEAMGFPDIPHFGSVIAYAKKAKVKSSYFPSYVTIGGRGGKNGNSGFLGINYSGYHVGNVDEPIQHLNPSYGKFSEERILRRKDLVSFMNEEFSKSFPTKEAMHWKKMLTASEEFRNSKDIDSFRISLEDEKTRARYGTTWQGKAMLLARRLAKQEVPFIHISIGGWDTHTGNKAQITKIMKETDMGIAALLEDLNQTGLIKQTLFVLTSEFGRTPDVGSRDGRDHHPKIWSTLIGGGPFQKGFVWGETDELGAKATKPNEAVHVRDLVATIYKAAGVDPDGELINSFGRPFLLTTKKAKPIEGLF
- a CDS encoding DUF1553 domain-containing protein; this encodes MRMVLIPIRSYVYRILSVLLIIGSLSYVSSRSKQNAVHPLDQMYVKISPNIEKSDKKTIYRRLSLQLRGVIPNVNEWKELEHSKEETLESFVVSFLKQPEFAEYWGSKFGAMLRDKSKGRKIPTGAFFLYLASSLHANKPYDVLVTEMITSTGSVKESPQTMFYIRDGADPLQTAEYVGRLFYAKRVACARCHDHPYISDFTRRDYYTLAAFFSQQYFRDGSWEANRYGKTLSYVPRELEVHLPMEDQKNLQDKNNEWNRENWNKWTDEQRKDYQKKHELEFATLFYEPKLGLRFPHTDDAPGGDLVRPKFLDGKEAKLKPGEDRRKIFASWLTDKSNDRSRKVIINRVWTELMGWSFFTPLDDWNEDTVVQGEEILNHLDAYFLANKLKIKELILYIVTSNAYGRTVTKQTANLDPIRYFSPQRLDSDQLLNSLIRVSDLQKLGNIRERNLSFFTNLIGQKPYDLTGTGKIRIPLDNLKEFTNAVEVERPAPYHSILAVFGSGQRVDIADDISELTIEQMLTLMNGRVVGKLVWDFGNNQSLVKAEFDQTKSMNQVIQNVYFRLLGRFPTNGEWEKIKSYQTKPDTVFDKDLLQDIFWALLNIQEFQHIN